The following are encoded in a window of Actinomyces oris genomic DNA:
- a CDS encoding RbsD/FucU family protein, with the protein MLRNIPANLSPELVKILLEMGHGDEILLADANFPGHHLHPATVRADGLGIPDLLRSILTLMPLDRYSSYQVALMETVGDDPRPPVWDVYEQIWNEAEKDAGPVSVKTIERMAFYDYTPSVYAVVLTGETALYGNLILKKGVL; encoded by the coding sequence ATGCTCCGCAACATTCCCGCCAACCTGTCACCCGAACTCGTCAAGATCCTGCTCGAGATGGGCCATGGGGATGAGATTCTCCTGGCCGATGCGAACTTCCCCGGCCACCACCTCCACCCTGCTACGGTGCGGGCCGATGGCCTGGGGATCCCCGACCTGCTGCGGTCCATCCTCACGCTCATGCCCCTGGACCGCTACAGCAGCTACCAGGTGGCCCTCATGGAGACGGTGGGCGATGACCCTCGGCCTCCGGTGTGGGACGTCTATGAGCAGATCTGGAACGAGGCCGAGAAGGATGCCGGACCGGTGAGCGTCAAGACGATTGAGCGCATGGCCTTCTACGACTACACCCCCAGCGTCTACGCCGTCGTCCTCACCGGGGAGACCGCCCTGTACGGCAATCTCATTCTCAAGAAGGGCGTGCTGTGA
- a CDS encoding rhamnulokinase translates to MTSTDEHHVLALDLGSSSVRAVLGTYRQGVISTEEVFRLHHQAVDDHGTLTWDLERIMDGVRRSIAMATQRLGRVPDSIGIDTWGVDYGLLDAHGELLRAPRAYRDQRMARWAADLDRALPVKTAWKETGILPQQINTVYQLYADLRQEPDLIDRVDRFLPLPDLVAYLLGAPAQAGRAIASTTGLASPGAHEWSAPVLQAAGIPQGWMPPLVDDATVAGTTPEGITIVRPGGHDTACAVHALGLAGDEVRLFISSGSWSLIGAAVPSPVLDEAALRAGLTNEVRTDGGIRLLRNLTGFWLLQECQRSWNEPDTGALVEAAGECASLGVVIDPDDEVFASPGDMPEKIAQWCRSHYKVAPEGPAQTVRLILESLACAHAAYAQGLQDVVGDQLDPAAPIHLVGGGARNSLLPAMTAAACHRQVVVGTPEASALGNILAQLEAAEVLGPSARGEVLRRSIRSVEVEASGTIADPDTFDAMRERLGNATAD, encoded by the coding sequence ATGACGAGCACCGACGAGCACCACGTCCTTGCCCTCGACCTCGGCTCCAGCTCCGTGCGAGCGGTCCTGGGGACCTACCGGCAGGGGGTCATCAGCACCGAGGAGGTCTTCCGCCTCCACCACCAGGCGGTGGACGACCACGGCACCCTCACCTGGGACCTCGAGCGCATCATGGATGGTGTTCGTCGGAGCATTGCCATGGCGACGCAGCGGCTGGGGCGGGTCCCCGACTCCATCGGCATCGACACCTGGGGAGTGGACTACGGCCTGCTCGACGCCCACGGAGAGCTGCTGCGCGCCCCGCGCGCCTACCGGGACCAGCGCATGGCCCGCTGGGCCGCAGACCTGGACCGGGCTCTCCCTGTGAAGACGGCTTGGAAAGAGACCGGCATCCTGCCCCAGCAGATCAACACGGTCTACCAGCTCTACGCGGACCTGAGGCAGGAGCCCGACCTCATCGATCGGGTGGATCGCTTCCTGCCCCTGCCCGACCTCGTGGCCTACCTGCTCGGCGCCCCCGCGCAGGCGGGGCGAGCGATCGCCTCGACCACCGGGCTCGCCTCACCGGGGGCGCACGAGTGGTCGGCTCCTGTGCTCCAGGCCGCCGGGATTCCTCAGGGGTGGATGCCCCCGCTCGTCGACGACGCCACGGTGGCCGGGACGACACCGGAAGGGATCACCATCGTGCGTCCCGGCGGGCACGACACAGCCTGCGCCGTCCATGCGCTTGGTCTGGCCGGTGACGAGGTGCGCCTGTTCATCTCCTCGGGATCCTGGAGCCTCATCGGAGCCGCGGTTCCCAGCCCCGTCCTGGACGAAGCGGCGCTGCGGGCCGGACTGACCAACGAGGTGCGCACCGACGGAGGCATCCGGCTGCTGCGCAACCTCACCGGCTTCTGGCTGCTCCAGGAGTGCCAGCGCTCCTGGAACGAGCCCGACACCGGTGCGCTGGTCGAGGCGGCGGGAGAGTGCGCCTCCCTCGGCGTCGTCATCGACCCCGACGACGAGGTCTTCGCCAGTCCCGGCGACATGCCGGAGAAGATCGCCCAGTGGTGCCGCAGTCACTACAAGGTGGCTCCCGAGGGGCCGGCGCAGACGGTCCGGCTCATCCTCGAGTCGCTCGCCTGCGCCCACGCCGCCTACGCCCAGGGGCTGCAGGACGTCGTCGGCGACCAGCTGGACCCGGCAGCACCGATCCACCTGGTGGGAGGCGGGGCGCGCAACAGCCTCCTGCCGGCCATGACGGCGGCGGCCTGTCACCGTCAGGTCGTCGTGGGCACGCCGGAGGCCAGTGCCCTGGGCAACATCCTCGCCCAGCTCGAGGCCGCCGAGGTCCTCGGCCCGAGTGCTCGCGGTGAGGTGCTGCGCCGCAGTATCCGCTCCGTGGAGGTCGAGGCCTCTGGGACCATCGCCGATCCCGATACCTTCGACGCCATGCGGGAACGGCTGGGCAACGCCACCGCCGACTGA
- a CDS encoding L-fucose isomerase, translated as MSAASYPAIGIRPLIDGRRRGVRESLEDKTAQLAKDVAELISSRLTYPDGSPVRCVVSETAIGGVAEANRCKEQFRTENVCADLTVTASWNYITEVLDLDPSIPHAIWGFNGTERPGAVTLAAAAAAYNMLGIPCFGIYGHDVQDADDSGLTEDVVENILRYVRAALGVGLMKGRSYLSIGTVSMGIAGCRVPEQFFVDYLGMRAEYIDMIEIDRRIAHGIYDHQEYETALAWAREHLTIGENRNPEANRFTQEEYDEQFDYCIKMLLIGRDLMEGNPALAELGFVEEAEGHDAIAAGFQGQRQWTDYKPNGDILETFLNTTFDWNGKRPEKVFATEGDAGNAVAMLFNSVLTHRPQLFSDVRTYWSPEAVERVTGYKLEGRAENGFIDLRNSGATTLNATGEEKDAEGNPIIKHWWEITEADIEADLKASTFHAATREYFPGGGFSTHFTTAGNMPVTATRLNFVAGQGPVLQISEGWTVELPDDVRDQIVNRTDPTWPTTFFVPRLTGQGAFTSVYDWMANWGANHTATGYGHFGADLITLASMLRIPVYMHNVERERILRPKAWVPFGTAEPESADFRACATFGPLYR; from the coding sequence ATGTCCGCTGCGTCCTACCCCGCCATCGGAATCCGTCCCCTCATTGACGGACGCCGTCGTGGCGTGAGGGAGTCCCTCGAGGACAAGACCGCTCAGCTGGCCAAGGATGTCGCCGAGCTCATCTCCTCGCGCCTGACCTACCCCGACGGCAGCCCGGTGCGCTGCGTCGTCTCCGAGACCGCGATCGGGGGCGTGGCCGAGGCCAACCGCTGCAAGGAGCAGTTCCGCACCGAGAACGTGTGTGCCGACCTGACCGTCACCGCCTCCTGGAACTACATCACCGAGGTCCTTGACCTCGACCCCTCCATCCCGCACGCCATCTGGGGCTTCAACGGCACTGAGCGCCCCGGGGCCGTGACCCTGGCCGCCGCGGCCGCCGCCTACAACATGCTGGGCATTCCCTGCTTCGGCATCTACGGCCACGACGTGCAGGACGCCGACGACTCGGGCCTGACCGAGGACGTCGTCGAGAACATCCTGCGCTACGTGCGCGCTGCCCTGGGGGTCGGCCTCATGAAGGGGCGCAGCTACCTCTCGATCGGCACCGTCTCCATGGGAATCGCCGGCTGCCGCGTCCCCGAGCAGTTCTTCGTCGACTACCTGGGCATGCGGGCCGAGTACATCGACATGATCGAGATCGACCGCCGTATCGCCCACGGCATCTACGACCACCAGGAGTACGAGACCGCCCTGGCCTGGGCCCGGGAGCACCTCACCATCGGGGAGAACCGCAACCCCGAGGCCAACCGCTTCACCCAGGAGGAGTATGACGAGCAGTTCGACTACTGCATCAAGATGCTCCTCATCGGCCGCGACCTCATGGAGGGCAACCCCGCCCTGGCCGAGCTGGGCTTCGTCGAGGAGGCCGAGGGCCACGACGCCATCGCGGCGGGCTTCCAGGGGCAGCGTCAGTGGACGGACTACAAGCCCAACGGCGACATCCTCGAGACCTTCCTCAACACCACCTTCGACTGGAACGGCAAGCGGCCCGAGAAGGTCTTCGCCACGGAGGGCGACGCCGGCAACGCCGTGGCCATGCTCTTCAACTCCGTCCTGACCCACCGTCCCCAGCTCTTCAGCGACGTGCGCACCTACTGGAGCCCCGAGGCCGTTGAGCGGGTCACCGGCTACAAGCTCGAGGGGCGCGCCGAGAACGGATTCATCGACCTGCGCAACTCCGGGGCCACCACCCTCAACGCCACCGGCGAGGAGAAGGACGCCGAGGGCAACCCCATCATCAAGCACTGGTGGGAGATCACCGAGGCGGACATCGAGGCGGATCTGAAGGCCTCCACCTTCCATGCCGCCACCCGCGAGTACTTCCCCGGAGGCGGCTTCTCCACGCACTTCACCACCGCCGGCAACATGCCCGTCACTGCGACCCGCCTGAACTTCGTGGCAGGCCAGGGGCCGGTCCTCCAGATCTCCGAGGGCTGGACCGTGGAGCTGCCCGACGACGTGCGCGACCAGATCGTTAACCGCACCGACCCGACCTGGCCGACGACCTTCTTCGTCCCGCGCCTGACCGGCCAGGGCGCCTTCACCTCTGTCTACGACTGGATGGCCAACTGGGGCGCCAACCACACGGCCACCGGCTACGGGCACTTCGGTGCCGACCTCATCACCCTGGCATCGATGCTGCGCATCCCCGTCTACATGCACAACGTTGAGCGCGAGAGGATCCTGCGCCCCAAGGCCTGGGTGCCCTTCGGTACCGCCGAGCCCGAGAGCGCCGACTTCCGGGCCTGCGCCACCTTCGGTCCTCTCTACCGCTGA
- a CDS encoding class II aldolase/adducin family protein translates to MLLNDARQQIADACSHLSDDGLVVGTAGNLSVREGDLVAITPSGLPYQEMRPDLVAVVEYATGKQVEGPLKPASELDLHLTALRATGQMSVVHTHSYAATTVASLEGVSALPAVHYYICMFGGSDVRVADYAIYGSPELAANVAKALEGRTAALMSNHGSVVAGPDLASTYVLTQELEWVCELYLRTLAVGSPKILTDEQIEAVACKIRDTGYGQHAPAEES, encoded by the coding sequence ATGCTTCTCAACGACGCTCGACAGCAGATCGCCGACGCCTGCTCCCACCTGTCCGACGACGGCCTGGTCGTCGGCACCGCCGGCAACCTGTCCGTCCGGGAGGGGGACCTGGTCGCCATCACTCCCTCGGGACTGCCCTACCAGGAGATGCGCCCCGATCTGGTCGCCGTAGTCGAGTACGCCACCGGCAAGCAGGTCGAGGGGCCGCTCAAGCCCGCCAGCGAGCTGGACCTGCACCTGACCGCGCTACGGGCGACCGGACAGATGTCGGTCGTGCACACCCACTCCTATGCGGCCACCACCGTGGCCAGCCTCGAGGGCGTGAGCGCACTCCCAGCCGTGCACTACTACATCTGCATGTTCGGTGGCAGCGACGTGCGAGTGGCCGACTACGCCATCTACGGCTCGCCGGAGCTGGCTGCCAATGTCGCCAAGGCCCTTGAGGGACGCACCGCGGCCCTCATGAGCAACCACGGCTCCGTGGTGGCCGGCCCGGACCTGGCCTCCACCTATGTCCTGACCCAGGAGCTGGAGTGGGTCTGCGAGCTCTACCTGCGCACACTCGCCGTCGGCAGCCCCAAGATCCTCACCGATGAGCAGATCGAGGCGGTCGCGTGCAAGATCCGGGACACCGGCTACGGTCAGCACGCCCCGGCCGAGGAGAGCTGA
- the rsmD gene encoding 16S rRNA (guanine(966)-N(2))-methyltransferase RsmD, translated as MTRIVAGTVGGRRIEVPRSGTRPTSERVREALFARLDHYGVLDAARVLDLCAGSGALGLEAASRGAGEVTLVDSSRGASQTCLRNIRALGLGGVSVVTAKAAAFLAGPAGAPADLVLIDPPYELSEEELTAILTALVRSEDPWLAPRAVVVVERSTRSPEPTWPAGLERFADKRYGETTIWFAEPA; from the coding sequence ATGACGAGGATCGTGGCCGGAACCGTGGGTGGACGCAGGATCGAGGTGCCCCGGTCCGGGACGCGCCCCACCTCCGAGCGCGTCCGCGAGGCTCTTTTCGCCCGCCTGGACCACTACGGGGTGCTCGACGCCGCTCGGGTGCTGGACCTGTGCGCGGGTTCCGGGGCTCTGGGTCTGGAAGCCGCGAGCCGAGGAGCCGGCGAGGTCACGCTCGTGGACTCCTCGCGCGGTGCGTCGCAGACCTGCCTGCGCAATATCCGGGCGCTGGGCCTGGGCGGGGTGTCGGTGGTGACCGCGAAGGCGGCCGCCTTCCTGGCCGGCCCGGCGGGCGCTCCGGCGGACCTGGTGCTGATCGATCCTCCCTATGAGTTGAGTGAGGAGGAGCTCACGGCGATCCTCACTGCCCTGGTCCGCAGCGAGGATCCGTGGCTGGCGCCGCGCGCCGTCGTCGTCGTCGAGCGCTCGACGCGCTCACCGGAACCGACCTGGCCGGCGGGGCTGGAGCGCTTCGCGGACAAGCGGTACGGCGAGACCACGATCTGGTTCGCCGAGCCGGCCTGA
- a CDS encoding ATP-dependent DNA helicase RecG, producing MTRLVGKRTAAQLAKQGVETGADLLRLLPRRYDTWGELTDMRTLVEGEQATIQAQVVRASSRRTRSGRVPALMEATVTDGASTMDLVQFGAAGQMRTRAAQLAPGTTVLLSGKVGLHRGRKQLSNPRLYVLDELDEGEREALLARPMPIYPGTEALPSWLVAKAVRSVLDQLEPGDVADPLPEELRREAGLVDAYTAYRWVHRPEDSGQWKAARKRLRHEEALILQVALAQRRAHHEATRTAVAWPVPEAEGSLRADLDARLPYDLTAGQERVGEEISADLARTVPMQRLLQGDVGSGKTLVALRAMLQVVGGGGQAALLAPTEVLAAQHHSSLEVVLGPMARLGMLGGAEHATRVHLLTGSTPAAQRRRILTELAAGEPAIVVGTHALLSDTVQIPFLGLVVVDEQHRFGVAQRDALRERGGLTDPATGQTHTPHLLVMTATPIPRTIAMTVFGDLATSVLDELPAGRSAVPTHLVPWSRTSWVEGIWRRAAKEVASGGRVYVVCPRIEVDDEPRRTPMDGAATVETDDGPKQEALAEEGDGSHPDRPLAAVEEWRRRLEGEPVLEGVGVGVLTGRMSSDDKAASMADFASGATPVLVSTTVIEVGVDVPEASMMVILDAERFGLSQLHQLRGRVGRGSRSSLCVAVTGAEVGSTAFHRLKAFASTTDGFALAEADLELRSEGDVLGASQSGRASGLDLLRVTRDARLIATARRQAERIVATDPQLREHRALAAAIVERLDEESQAFLERA from the coding sequence GTGACCCGGCTCGTGGGCAAGCGCACGGCCGCACAGCTCGCCAAGCAGGGGGTGGAGACCGGGGCGGACCTGCTGCGCCTGCTGCCCCGACGCTACGATACGTGGGGGGAGCTGACCGACATGCGCACCCTCGTCGAGGGTGAGCAGGCCACCATCCAGGCCCAGGTCGTGCGCGCCTCCTCCCGGCGTACCCGCTCCGGCCGGGTCCCGGCCCTTATGGAGGCCACCGTCACTGACGGCGCCTCCACCATGGACCTCGTCCAGTTCGGTGCTGCCGGCCAGATGCGCACCCGGGCTGCCCAGCTGGCCCCCGGAACCACCGTCCTGCTCAGCGGCAAGGTGGGACTCCACCGCGGACGCAAGCAGCTGTCCAACCCGCGCCTGTACGTCCTCGACGAGCTCGATGAGGGCGAGCGCGAGGCTCTGCTGGCCCGCCCCATGCCCATCTACCCCGGCACGGAGGCCCTCCCGTCCTGGCTGGTGGCCAAGGCGGTGCGCAGCGTCCTGGACCAGCTGGAGCCGGGCGACGTCGCTGACCCCCTCCCCGAGGAGCTGCGGCGCGAGGCGGGGCTGGTCGACGCCTACACCGCCTACCGCTGGGTGCACCGGCCCGAGGACTCTGGGCAGTGGAAGGCCGCCCGGAAACGGCTGCGCCACGAGGAGGCCCTCATCCTGCAGGTCGCCCTGGCCCAGCGCCGAGCCCATCATGAGGCGACCCGCACCGCTGTCGCCTGGCCCGTACCGGAGGCGGAGGGCTCCTTGAGAGCGGACCTCGACGCCCGCCTGCCCTACGACCTGACCGCCGGGCAGGAACGGGTCGGTGAGGAGATCTCCGCCGACCTGGCCCGCACCGTTCCCATGCAGCGCCTTCTTCAGGGCGACGTGGGAAGCGGCAAGACCCTCGTGGCCCTGCGTGCCATGCTCCAGGTGGTTGGAGGCGGCGGGCAGGCCGCCCTCCTGGCCCCCACTGAGGTCCTCGCCGCCCAGCACCACTCCTCACTGGAGGTGGTCCTGGGGCCCATGGCCCGCCTCGGGATGCTCGGCGGCGCCGAACACGCCACCCGCGTCCACCTGCTGACCGGCTCCACCCCCGCCGCTCAGCGCCGTCGGATCCTCACTGAGCTGGCCGCCGGTGAGCCGGCGATCGTCGTGGGTACCCACGCCCTGCTGTCCGACACGGTGCAGATCCCCTTCCTCGGCCTGGTCGTCGTCGATGAGCAGCACCGCTTCGGTGTCGCCCAGCGCGACGCCCTGCGCGAGCGCGGCGGTCTGACTGACCCGGCCACTGGACAGACCCATACGCCCCACCTCCTGGTCATGACCGCCACCCCGATCCCGCGCACCATCGCCATGACGGTCTTCGGGGACCTGGCCACCTCCGTCCTGGACGAGTTGCCCGCCGGGCGCAGCGCCGTACCCACCCACCTCGTCCCGTGGTCGCGCACCTCCTGGGTGGAGGGCATCTGGCGGCGTGCCGCCAAAGAGGTCGCCTCCGGGGGGCGGGTCTACGTCGTGTGCCCACGGATCGAGGTCGACGACGAGCCCCGGCGGACGCCGATGGACGGCGCGGCGACTGTCGAGACCGACGACGGGCCGAAGCAGGAGGCGCTCGCGGAGGAGGGGGACGGCTCGCATCCCGACCGCCCGCTGGCCGCCGTCGAGGAGTGGAGGCGGCGACTGGAGGGGGAACCGGTCCTGGAGGGCGTCGGCGTCGGGGTCCTCACCGGACGCATGAGCAGTGACGACAAGGCTGCCTCCATGGCCGACTTTGCCTCGGGCGCCACCCCGGTCCTGGTGTCCACCACCGTCATCGAGGTGGGGGTGGACGTGCCCGAGGCCTCCATGATGGTCATCCTGGACGCCGAGCGTTTCGGTCTGTCCCAGCTTCACCAGCTGCGCGGGCGGGTCGGGCGCGGCAGCAGATCGTCCCTGTGCGTGGCGGTTACCGGTGCGGAGGTCGGCTCCACCGCCTTTCACCGGCTCAAGGCATTCGCCTCCACCACGGACGGATTCGCGCTGGCCGAGGCCGACCTCGAGCTGCGCAGCGAGGGCGATGTCCTGGGCGCCTCGCAGTCGGGGCGCGCTTCCGGGCTGGACTTGCTGCGCGTCACCCGCGATGCCCGCCTCATCGCCACCGCGAGGCGCCAGGCCGAGCGGATCGTGGCCACCGACCCACAGTTGCGTGAGCACCGGGCCCTGGCCGCGGCGATCGTCGAGCGCCTCGATGAGGAGTCCCAGGCCTTCCTCGAAAGAGCGTGA
- a CDS encoding DAK2 domain-containing protein gives MAQSQGHRPVTPVSGTHVLQGAAVRRWIALAEIVADQTRDLVDVLNVFPVPDADTGTNVLLTLRSASDALHRLGRAADAAQVARAAADGAVRGARGNSGLLVSQALAAFADVCAEAPDPAGLRPVELVHVYEAMADTTWAAVSRPVSGTLLSVARDAATAARSALEEATATSPASLSLIAAAAAFGAQESVVETAGLGHGPVDAGGAAFMLLLTCLSDTIDAMQDAGPGATEAPELRQGHQDADEHAPYTAVARQMLTDLAAGGVPHSVGPEPLGMSTGEFEVMYLLEATAVQAGQLRRDLEHIGDSVGVVGTPDALGVGLYQVHVHTDTPRAALPHAGRARQICIHHLHPTALVSSTDEPPSPWGPLDSDPTGHVVSFERLAARRAERKAKSVRMHPSQAASARPAPAQAPQLAVRSRQAGVGVIACTRAPGLIEQLARSDAAVVLNPDREGIARAAADLGASQVIVLPCDAACTEAAHDAARFLAARSAVSTVRPPVGTTRKAGAARETARAGVSSERYEAEGIQLLVCDTDDEARVLAAAVALAGRGEEAELAELARRAWSAAAGLRTIALNGAQAEAEAVARAVASALRPSDELLTVITGRNAGRDVGALAASAAVGARGHTVGEDVEVAVHAGGQEHPDVLIAIE, from the coding sequence ATGGCGCAGTCTCAAGGACATCGCCCCGTTACCCCTGTCTCAGGGACCCATGTGCTGCAGGGGGCCGCAGTACGCCGCTGGATCGCGCTGGCGGAGATCGTTGCCGACCAGACCCGGGACCTGGTGGATGTCCTCAATGTCTTCCCTGTGCCGGACGCGGATACCGGAACCAACGTCCTGCTCACCCTGCGCTCGGCCTCCGACGCCCTCCACCGACTGGGGCGGGCCGCTGACGCCGCCCAGGTGGCCCGCGCCGCAGCTGACGGCGCCGTCCGGGGAGCCCGCGGGAACTCGGGTCTTCTGGTCTCCCAGGCCCTGGCCGCCTTCGCCGACGTCTGTGCCGAGGCTCCGGATCCCGCCGGTCTGCGCCCCGTCGAGCTCGTGCACGTCTACGAGGCCATGGCGGACACCACCTGGGCCGCGGTCTCCCGTCCGGTCTCGGGGACCCTGCTGTCGGTCGCCCGGGACGCGGCCACAGCGGCCCGCTCCGCCCTGGAGGAGGCGACGGCGACCTCTCCCGCGAGCCTGAGCCTCATCGCCGCTGCTGCCGCCTTCGGCGCTCAGGAGTCCGTTGTGGAGACCGCGGGCCTCGGGCACGGCCCGGTGGATGCCGGGGGAGCGGCCTTCATGCTGCTGCTGACCTGTCTGTCGGACACCATTGACGCGATGCAGGACGCGGGTCCCGGGGCGACTGAGGCCCCGGAGCTGCGTCAGGGGCACCAGGACGCCGACGAGCACGCCCCCTACACCGCCGTCGCCCGCCAGATGCTCACCGACCTGGCCGCAGGTGGGGTGCCGCACAGCGTTGGTCCCGAGCCCCTGGGCATGTCCACCGGCGAGTTCGAGGTGATGTATCTGCTGGAGGCGACTGCAGTCCAGGCTGGTCAGCTGCGTCGGGACCTGGAGCACATCGGCGACTCGGTGGGCGTCGTCGGCACCCCGGACGCCCTGGGAGTGGGCCTCTACCAGGTCCACGTCCACACCGACACTCCGCGTGCCGCTCTGCCGCACGCGGGCCGTGCCCGCCAGATCTGCATCCACCACCTCCACCCCACCGCCCTGGTGAGCTCCACGGACGAGCCTCCGTCCCCGTGGGGGCCGCTCGACTCGGACCCCACGGGCCACGTGGTCTCCTTCGAGCGCCTGGCAGCGCGCCGAGCCGAGCGCAAGGCGAAGTCGGTGCGCATGCACCCCTCCCAGGCGGCCTCTGCCCGTCCCGCACCGGCGCAGGCCCCGCAACTGGCCGTGCGCTCGCGGCAGGCCGGCGTCGGTGTCATCGCCTGCACCCGGGCTCCCGGGCTCATCGAGCAGCTCGCCCGCTCTGACGCCGCCGTCGTCCTCAACCCTGATCGGGAGGGGATCGCCCGCGCCGCAGCGGACCTGGGCGCCTCCCAGGTCATCGTGCTGCCCTGTGACGCCGCCTGCACCGAGGCGGCCCACGATGCCGCCCGCTTCCTGGCGGCTCGCTCCGCCGTCTCCACCGTCCGCCCGCCGGTAGGTACCACCCGCAAGGCGGGCGCCGCTCGAGAGACCGCCCGCGCCGGGGTGTCCTCAGAGCGCTATGAGGCCGAGGGTATTCAGCTCCTCGTGTGCGACACCGACGACGAGGCCCGGGTCCTGGCCGCCGCGGTGGCCCTGGCCGGCAGGGGCGAGGAGGCGGAGCTGGCTGAGCTGGCCCGCCGCGCCTGGAGCGCCGCCGCGGGACTGCGCACCATCGCCCTCAACGGCGCCCAGGCCGAGGCCGAGGCCGTGGCTCGCGCCGTGGCCTCGGCGCTGCGCCCCTCCGATGAGCTGCTCACCGTCATCACCGGCCGCAATGCCGGCCGTGACGTCGGTGCCCTGGCCGCCAGCGCGGCGGTGGGGGCCCGGGGGCACACGGTTGGTGAGGACGTGGAGGTCGCTGTCCATGCCGGCGGCCAGGAGCACCCCGACGTCCTCATCGCCATCGAGTAG
- the rpmB gene encoding 50S ribosomal protein L28 has translation MAAVCDVCGKGPIFGKSVSHSHVRTNRRWNPNIQRVRALVNGAPKRLNVCTSCLKAGKVTRNI, from the coding sequence GTGGCTGCTGTGTGCGACGTTTGCGGCAAGGGCCCCATCTTCGGCAAGAGCGTCTCGCACTCCCACGTGCGGACCAACCGCCGGTGGAACCCCAACATCCAGCGTGTGCGTGCTCTCGTCAATGGCGCCCCCAAGCGCCTCAACGTGTGCACGTCCTGCCTCAAGGCCGGGAAGGTGACGCGCAACATCTGA
- a CDS encoding thiamine-phosphate kinase → MSTAEQATSGAEAVGQDARVGDLSEEELLAVITPLLPRGPQTPVGTGDDCAVLSFPDSRTAVSTDVLVEGRHFRTDWSTGRDVGARAAAQNLADAAAMGARPVALVVGLVMPASTPVGWVRDFARGLAQGCEPCGAGVVGGDLSSGDSLIVSVTVLGDLEGRAPVLRSGARPGDAVVHVGTLGRSAAGLALLSAGTDCVPGSSAAVPSGQEHPQAQACIETFRAPAPPLAAGRELALIGATSMLDVSDGLLRDAGRIARASGVVIDLDDPGDLPDASFLESVAVLVSGHDGSAARDLARSWLLAGGEDHGLLATVPADGLDRLPAGARVIGRVLSPQESSAGMPGCRPSVLLAGEPAQEHTGWDHFSHT, encoded by the coding sequence ATGTCAACCGCTGAGCAGGCCACATCCGGCGCAGAGGCCGTGGGGCAGGACGCGCGGGTCGGTGACCTCAGCGAGGAGGAGCTCCTTGCCGTCATCACCCCCCTCCTGCCCCGCGGCCCGCAGACCCCCGTCGGCACGGGGGACGACTGCGCGGTCCTGTCCTTCCCCGACTCACGTACGGCGGTGAGCACCGACGTCCTGGTCGAAGGGCGCCACTTCCGCACCGACTGGTCCACGGGCCGCGACGTCGGGGCCAGGGCCGCGGCCCAGAACCTCGCCGACGCCGCCGCCATGGGGGCCAGGCCCGTCGCGCTCGTCGTCGGCCTGGTCATGCCTGCGTCCACCCCGGTCGGCTGGGTACGGGACTTCGCCCGAGGGCTGGCCCAGGGCTGCGAGCCCTGCGGGGCGGGCGTCGTGGGCGGTGACCTCAGCTCCGGTGACTCGCTGATCGTGTCCGTCACGGTCCTGGGTGACCTTGAGGGCCGGGCCCCGGTTCTGCGAAGCGGGGCCCGGCCCGGTGACGCCGTCGTGCACGTTGGAACCCTGGGACGTAGCGCAGCGGGACTGGCCCTGCTCAGCGCGGGCACTGACTGCGTACCAGGTTCAAGTGCCGCTGTCCCCTCAGGTCAGGAGCACCCCCAGGCTCAGGCCTGTATCGAGACCTTCCGTGCCCCTGCCCCGCCCCTGGCGGCGGGCCGAGAGCTGGCGCTGATCGGCGCCACCTCCATGTTGGACGTCTCCGACGGTCTGCTGCGCGACGCCGGCCGGATTGCCCGCGCCAGCGGTGTCGTCATCGATCTCGATGATCCCGGTGACCTGCCGGACGCGTCCTTCCTCGAGTCGGTGGCCGTGCTCGTGAGCGGTCACGACGGATCGGCCGCTCGTGACCTGGCCCGCAGCTGGTTGCTCGCCGGGGGAGAGGACCACGGACTGCTCGCCACCGTCCCGGCGGACGGTCTCGATCGGCTACCTGCCGGAGCCCGGGTGATCGGCCGGGTCCTGAGCCCGCAGGAATCGTCGGCCGGGATGCCGGGGTGCAGGCCGAGCGTTCTCCTGGCAGGAGAACCCGCGCAGGAGCACACCGGATGGGACCACTTCTCCCACACCTGA